In Tachysurus fulvidraco isolate hzauxx_2018 chromosome 11, HZAU_PFXX_2.0, whole genome shotgun sequence, one DNA window encodes the following:
- the LOC113637818 gene encoding T-cell surface glycoprotein CD3 epsilon chain encodes MNQHRVSYVFFFFAIAITVVAEESGTVSIKDLRVTLTCPFNEEVNQENQENQVFEWNFNYKKETTEKKKDYDINGYSDKNNGLYSCNVKGNKNLHYFFIKAKVCDGCVDLDMNLALLVVFADVLFTLLVVFIVYYCTKKSAGTAGPQRPTQARPVRGQARGPPPPDPDYQPLNQATRSGDVYATAHRR; translated from the exons ATGAACCAACATCGAGTGAGCTACGTCTTTTTCTTCTTCGCAATCGCCATTACCGTTGTGGCTGAGGAATCTG GAACAGTGAGTATCAAGGATCTTAGAGTCACACTGACATGTCCGTTTAATGAGGAGGTTAACCAAGAAAACCAAGAAAACCAAGTATTCGAATGGAATTTCAACTATAAAAAAGaaaccacagaaaaaaaaaaggattatgaCATAAATGGTTACAGTGACAAAAATAATGGATTATACTCCTGCAATGTTAAAGgcaataaaaaccttcattacTTCTTCATCAAAGCTAAAG TGTGCGATGGGTGTGTTGATCTGGACATGAATTTGGCCTTGTTGGTGGTATTTGCAGACGTGCTGTTCACACTCCTGGTCGTGTTCATTGTTTATTACTGCACTAAGAAGAGCGCTGGAACTGCTGGCCCTCAGAGAc CAACACAAGCGCGTCCAGTACGAGGTCAGGCAAGAGGACCTCCACCTCCTGACCCTGACTATCAG CCTCTGAACCAGGCCACACGTTCAGGCGATGTTTACGCTACGGCACATCGGCGATAA